The Solanum lycopersicum chromosome 9, SLM_r2.1 genome window below encodes:
- the LOC138338454 gene encoding uncharacterized protein: protein MSPYQLVYGKACHLPVELEPKDIWVMKKLKMDWNKAAEQRLTGLNELDEFCLKAYESSSLYTEKMNKLSLFRGNLKSKWTDPYLVTQLFPHGEVELETKESVKLKVNGKRIKIYFGHAESTNEVIEEYHLDEV, encoded by the exons atgtccccataccaacttgtatatgggaaagcttgtcatcttccagTTGAATTAGAGCCTAAAGACATATGGgttatgaagaagttgaaaatggattggaataaagctgcagaacaacggttaacagggttgaatgaactcgatgaattttgcttgaaagcttatgaaagctCATCCCTCTACACAGAAAAGATGAAtaa GTTAAGCTTGTTTCGTGGAAatctcaagtccaaatggactgacCCTTACTTGGTTActcaactattccctcatggagaagttgagttggaaactaaggagagTGTGAAGTTAAAGGTGAATGGAAAacgaataaaaatctattttgggcatgctgaatcgacaaatgaagtgatcgaggaataccatcttgatgaagtttga